One window of Rasiella rasia genomic DNA carries:
- a CDS encoding GIY-YIG nuclease family protein has translation MESFVVYILWSDSYSKSYIGYTSNLISRFQSHNLLSKKGWTIKYRPWRVVFVRNFELKREAMLFEKFLKSGVGREWIVKNVRFN, from the coding sequence ATGGAATCGTTTGTAGTTTATATTTTATGGTCTGATTCCTATTCCAAGTCATACATTGGTTATACCAGTAATCTTATTTCTCGTTTTCAATCGCATAATTTGTTAAGTAAAAAGGGATGGACCATTAAATATCGTCCTTGGAGAGTTGTTTTTGTTAGAAATTTTGAATTGAAGCGTGAAGCTATGCTATTTGAGAAATTTTTAAAATCTGGTGTTGGGAGAGAGTGGATTGTCAAAAACGTACGTTTTAATTAG
- a CDS encoding universal stress protein yields the protein MKKILIPIDFKFNSHDAIDYSIQFFKREQCEFFFLHTYTYDLSGLNTIDLLQADDDWFDKPKCESENNLGKIIQKYAFNKRDAKHRFSAISEYSNLIQGMKKAIKEINIDLVVLPGKDKTGDGTIRYSRNTKRIIEHIRECPVMIIPASSKMHKKPKFALVSSFDLDLPISELENWCELVQIAKGSIKIVTLSAKEKLSELQKANQSKVRYQLEMLTKEKIQMEYIKNAPALKDFARDHVDYIMCLIDRKPDFWRKLGITHSRITDLGPIPSTPVIALHR from the coding sequence ATGAAAAAGATACTAATTCCTATCGACTTTAAATTTAATAGCCATGATGCTATAGATTATTCCATCCAGTTTTTTAAACGTGAGCAATGCGAATTTTTCTTCTTACACACGTACACTTATGACCTATCTGGGCTTAACACCATAGATTTACTTCAGGCAGATGATGACTGGTTCGATAAGCCTAAATGCGAATCTGAAAATAACCTTGGCAAAATTATTCAAAAATATGCCTTTAATAAACGAGACGCCAAGCATCGATTTAGTGCCATTTCTGAATATTCCAATTTAATTCAGGGAATGAAAAAAGCCATTAAAGAAATTAATATCGATTTGGTTGTCCTCCCAGGAAAAGACAAAACAGGGGATGGTACAATAAGGTATAGCCGAAATACCAAACGAATTATAGAGCATATCCGGGAATGTCCTGTAATGATCATTCCTGCCTCATCAAAAATGCATAAGAAACCTAAATTTGCATTGGTTTCAAGTTTCGATTTGGATCTTCCTATAAGTGAGCTCGAAAATTGGTGTGAATTGGTACAAATTGCCAAAGGCAGTATAAAAATTGTTACGCTATCGGCAAAAGAAAAGTTATCTGAACTTCAGAAAGCCAATCAAAGCAAGGTGCGTTATCAACTTGAAATGCTCACTAAAGAAAAAATTCAAATGGAGTATATTAAAAATGCCCCAGCTCTTAAGGACTTTGCCAGGGATCACGTAGATTACATAATGTGCCTTATAGATCGAAAACCTGATTTTTGGAGAAAACTGGGTATTACCCATTCACGTATCACGGATTTGGGACCAATTCCAAGTACCCCTGTAATCGCTCTACACAGATAG
- a CDS encoding Glu/Leu/Phe/Val family dehydrogenase, whose amino-acid sequence MRTITAEVNNTKKKKAPVKGMMDNVMEQFNSAADHIDLHPNIRKILSITNNEIIVHFPVKMDNGEVEIFTGYRVQHNNALGPYKGGLRYHPTVDIDAARALAMWMTWKTSLAGLPYGGGKGGIQLDPSQYSQGELERITRRFTFALADNIGPEHDIPAPDVNTNSQTMAWIADTYMSTRPPAERTANQHVVTGKPDGSGGLEGRDRATGYGVFLNIKFWAERRKEKLKGKKFIVQGFGNVGYWAAHFMEKEGAKLVAAQDAFGSIRNTNGIKVEDLYNYTRINNGSLTGFPNAFDLDNEKFFTTECDICIPAALGNQITQKNAKSIKAKLIAEGANGPTNVEGEKILLERGVTIIPDILCNSGGVVGSYFEWLQNRNGELWHLDEVMAKLDKKMRESFNKVFDYSEKEGMDLRTAAYCIAIRRIEKAYIQRGIFP is encoded by the coding sequence ATGAGAACAATCACAGCTGAAGTAAATAACACTAAAAAGAAAAAAGCACCTGTAAAGGGCATGATGGACAATGTGATGGAGCAATTTAATAGTGCTGCAGACCATATTGATCTTCACCCTAACATACGCAAGATTTTAAGCATTACCAATAATGAAATCATCGTGCACTTTCCTGTAAAAATGGATAATGGTGAAGTTGAAATATTTACAGGATATAGAGTGCAGCATAATAACGCATTAGGTCCCTATAAAGGAGGGTTACGTTATCACCCAACAGTAGATATAGATGCTGCAAGAGCATTAGCCATGTGGATGACTTGGAAGACTTCATTAGCTGGCTTGCCTTATGGAGGTGGCAAAGGTGGTATCCAGCTAGACCCATCGCAATATTCTCAGGGAGAATTAGAGCGTATTACACGTAGATTCACCTTTGCACTGGCAGATAACATTGGTCCAGAGCATGACATCCCTGCTCCAGATGTAAATACTAACAGCCAAACTATGGCGTGGATAGCAGACACCTATATGAGTACGCGACCGCCGGCAGAGCGCACTGCAAACCAACACGTGGTAACTGGAAAACCAGATGGTAGCGGTGGTCTCGAAGGCAGAGATCGTGCAACTGGTTATGGGGTGTTTCTAAACATTAAATTTTGGGCAGAACGCAGAAAGGAAAAATTAAAAGGCAAAAAATTTATCGTTCAAGGTTTTGGTAATGTTGGGTATTGGGCAGCTCACTTTATGGAAAAGGAAGGGGCAAAATTAGTTGCCGCTCAAGATGCTTTTGGCAGTATAAGAAATACCAACGGAATTAAGGTTGAGGATTTGTACAATTATACTAGAATCAACAATGGAAGCTTAACAGGATTTCCAAATGCATTTGATCTTGACAATGAAAAATTTTTTACTACTGAATGCGATATCTGCATTCCAGCGGCATTAGGTAACCAAATAACGCAAAAAAACGCGAAAAGTATAAAGGCCAAGCTTATTGCCGAAGGCGCTAATGGTCCAACCAATGTAGAAGGTGAAAAAATATTATTAGAGCGAGGAGTTACAATCATCCCAGATATTCTTTGCAACTCTGGTGGTGTAGTAGGAAGTTATTTTGAATGGCTACAGAACCGAAACGGAGAACTGTGGCACTTAGATGAAGTAATGGCAAAACTCGATAAAAAGATGCGCGAATCGTTTAATAAAGTGTTTGATTATTCTGAAAAAGAAGGAATGGATTTAAGAACGGCGGCTTATTGCATTGCTATTAGACGCATAGAGAAAGCCTATATCCAACGAGGGATATTTCCTTAA
- a CDS encoding Mov34/MPN/PAD-1 family protein: MKLYNKHRKVELIIDDELIDKISKSGVEHFPKEFGGFLVGKYSDDFSSLSITDYILPKSYKGGRYLFERSSKGMKSFFSKLFKKKKEYYVGEWHTHPNGSTRFSDTDLNAMINIESSPSVNIRNPVLLILSVSDKQLNQATFYIYDNKKLIPYE; encoded by the coding sequence TTGAAACTTTATAACAAGCACAGAAAAGTTGAACTAATTATAGACGACGAATTAATTGATAAAATTAGTAAGTCAGGAGTGGAACATTTTCCTAAGGAGTTTGGTGGTTTTTTAGTAGGGAAATACTCAGATGATTTCAGCAGTTTATCTATAACCGATTATATTCTCCCCAAAAGCTATAAGGGAGGCAGATATTTATTTGAAAGAAGTTCTAAAGGAATGAAGTCTTTTTTTTCTAAATTATTCAAAAAGAAAAAAGAATATTATGTTGGTGAATGGCACACCCACCCAAATGGAAGTACTAGATTTAGCGACACCGATTTAAACGCAATGATTAACATTGAATCATCCCCAAGTGTTAATATTAGAAATCCTGTTTTACTCATTTTGAGTGTTTCAGATAAGCAACTTAACCAAGCAACCTTTTATATTTACGATAACAAAAAATTAATTCCGTATGAGTGA
- a CDS encoding sigma-54-dependent transcriptional regulator, with protein sequence MQFRKENILIVDDDIHILELLQRHLQSWSYHSYKAVSVKEAVQILRDTNIDLLITDLKMPEIDGTELIKFVSEHYPTLPKLIITGYPSVQDSLAAIKSGVVDYLTKPFTKEELRSAIDKSIGSATDVSKNILKSKSENKKPHSYGDIIGNSEKINNVIQIIERVKDNKATIFVKGESGTGKELVARAIHYQGKFSRAPFIAVNCGGIPENLLESELFGYTKGAFTGAEKNRDGFFQAANGGTIFLDEIGNASTAVQSRLLRVLQEKEVVKVGAQKAEKIDVRIIAATNSDLKEMISKKAFREDLYYRLTVVEIEVAPLRERKEDIPLLVEKFLFKYGVEYKDRFIKISPEASEILQRYDWPGNIRELENVIQRAVIMCDRHIDVADLPVTLKYTIDFPEGELLPLKEIEKKYIQKVLNATNNNKTKAAEILGIDRKTIRLKLKD encoded by the coding sequence ATGCAGTTTAGAAAAGAGAATATACTCATTGTTGATGATGACATCCATATTCTGGAGTTACTGCAACGTCATTTACAATCTTGGAGCTATCATTCTTATAAAGCTGTATCGGTAAAAGAAGCTGTTCAAATACTTCGAGATACCAACATAGACTTGCTCATAACCGATTTAAAAATGCCTGAAATTGATGGTACAGAGCTTATCAAGTTCGTATCTGAGCACTACCCTACTTTGCCCAAACTTATTATTACTGGCTATCCTTCTGTTCAAGATTCTCTTGCTGCTATTAAATCTGGTGTAGTAGACTATTTAACCAAACCTTTTACAAAAGAAGAGCTTAGGAGTGCCATTGACAAATCGATAGGCAGTGCTACTGATGTTTCAAAAAACATATTAAAATCTAAATCAGAAAATAAAAAACCACATTCCTACGGTGATATCATTGGCAATTCAGAAAAAATAAATAATGTTATTCAAATCATTGAACGGGTAAAGGACAACAAAGCGACCATTTTCGTTAAAGGCGAAAGTGGAACGGGTAAAGAACTTGTAGCACGTGCTATTCATTATCAAGGGAAATTTTCTCGAGCACCTTTTATTGCGGTAAATTGTGGAGGTATTCCTGAAAATTTATTGGAATCAGAACTTTTTGGCTACACCAAAGGCGCTTTCACAGGAGCTGAAAAGAATCGCGACGGATTTTTTCAAGCGGCAAATGGCGGAACTATTTTTCTTGATGAAATAGGCAATGCTTCTACAGCTGTTCAATCTAGATTGTTACGCGTCCTTCAAGAAAAAGAGGTGGTAAAAGTAGGTGCCCAAAAGGCTGAAAAAATTGATGTTCGCATTATTGCCGCCACCAATAGTGACTTAAAAGAAATGATTAGTAAAAAAGCCTTCAGAGAAGATCTTTATTACCGTCTCACGGTGGTAGAAATTGAAGTAGCTCCTTTGCGAGAACGTAAAGAAGACATTCCGTTACTTGTTGAAAAATTTCTCTTTAAATACGGTGTAGAATATAAAGACCGCTTTATTAAAATTAGCCCCGAGGCTTCAGAAATATTGCAAAGATACGATTGGCCAGGAAACATTCGTGAACTTGAAAATGTGATACAGCGAGCGGTTATTATGTGCGATAGACATATTGATGTTGCAGATCTCCCGGTAACTTTAAAATATACTATAGATTTTCCTGAAGGAGAACTACTTCCTCTCAAAGAAATTGAAAAAAAATATATTCAAAAAGTGTTAAATGCAACTAATAATAACAAGACTAAAGCTGCTGAGATTTTGGGGATTGACAGGAAGACTATTAGATTGAAATTGAAAGATTGA
- a CDS encoding ThiF family adenylyltransferase, translating into MGFLDDVTKLISNIPFVAKAYDFVEEELQVKGKVSISFKELAQPLEFEVVVFKCYPLKYNDADSIKFKNTNLLEYKHVMEDGVVCIHTTHHTNLKSKLNYDFNSLKNWIVKYYINKDQDDHYEHIIVDDKLINNRYWSYQFTDLEHSFEKGEFGEVSITSLQLGTFKGNLISNHIIQSFIRENGEQLECEWSQLYKNMNITNSGAYVYIETPPATYGKFIFTKWLDLQDHLPEKFLNFLLKFQKRHIEHRGKLLPLFFGYKIDDTNIHWQVAMLEIGDFPIIGYQLPNKEWITIPKNELEINWGITRNSSYKYFFGRGLFSQSFVEKKILIIGVGALGSMVAKTLTRCGCKFIDIADNDIKEPENVCRSEYLFNTGLMDKTEELKFILSTISPFVETNIIDKDYFQGIIKLFHKEKGGKSGFETNLNKYDLVIDCTTDNDLMYILNSLDLKCDLINLSITNFAKELVCAFYPNTYNFVMNQFMNVLENDTTDLYNPTGCWSPTFKASYNDISLLVQMAIKHIHSLYETGARKNNFAIESDLSNLNIIEY; encoded by the coding sequence ATGGGGTTTCTGGATGATGTTACCAAGCTTATTAGCAATATTCCATTTGTAGCAAAAGCGTATGATTTTGTAGAAGAGGAATTACAGGTAAAGGGAAAGGTTAGTATATCTTTCAAGGAATTGGCACAACCTTTAGAATTTGAAGTAGTAGTTTTCAAGTGCTACCCACTTAAATATAATGATGCAGATTCAATAAAGTTTAAAAACACTAATCTTTTAGAGTACAAGCACGTTATGGAAGATGGTGTAGTCTGCATTCACACCACTCACCATACGAATTTAAAATCAAAGCTAAATTACGACTTCAATTCTTTGAAGAATTGGATTGTCAAATACTACATCAATAAAGACCAAGATGACCACTACGAGCATATCATTGTTGATGATAAACTAATCAATAATCGATATTGGTCTTATCAATTCACAGACCTTGAACACTCTTTTGAAAAAGGAGAATTTGGCGAGGTGTCAATTACATCGCTTCAACTTGGAACTTTCAAAGGCAACCTAATTTCAAACCATATAATTCAAAGCTTCATTAGAGAAAATGGAGAGCAGTTAGAATGTGAATGGAGTCAACTTTATAAAAATATGAACATTACCAATTCGGGTGCTTATGTTTACATTGAAACCCCACCTGCTACCTATGGAAAGTTCATTTTTACTAAATGGTTGGATTTACAAGACCACCTCCCAGAGAAATTTTTAAACTTTCTACTCAAATTTCAAAAAAGACACATTGAACATAGAGGAAAATTATTGCCTCTATTTTTTGGATATAAAATTGATGATACCAATATTCACTGGCAAGTCGCAATGTTAGAGATAGGCGATTTTCCAATAATAGGTTACCAATTACCTAACAAAGAGTGGATCACAATACCAAAAAATGAATTAGAAATAAATTGGGGAATAACTAGAAATTCTTCATATAAATATTTTTTTGGAAGAGGTTTATTCTCGCAAAGCTTTGTGGAAAAGAAAATATTAATTATTGGAGTTGGAGCATTAGGTAGTATGGTTGCCAAAACTCTTACAAGATGTGGCTGTAAATTTATCGATATTGCCGATAATGACATTAAAGAGCCTGAGAATGTTTGTCGCTCTGAATATTTATTTAATACAGGTTTAATGGATAAAACAGAAGAACTAAAATTCATTCTTAGTACAATTTCTCCATTTGTAGAAACCAACATTATTGACAAGGACTATTTTCAAGGGATTATTAAATTATTCCATAAAGAAAAGGGTGGAAAGAGTGGTTTTGAAACAAACCTCAATAAATATGATTTAGTAATAGATTGTACGACCGATAATGACCTTATGTACATACTGAATTCACTCGATTTAAAGTGTGACTTGATTAATCTTTCAATTACGAATTTTGCTAAAGAACTGGTTTGTGCATTTTACCCTAATACTTACAATTTTGTAATGAATCAGTTTATGAATGTTTTAGAAAACGACACAACTGATTTATATAACCCAACTGGTTGTTGGAGTCCAACTTTCAAAGCATCCTATAATGACATATCATTATTGGTTCAAATGGCTATCAAACATATTCATAGTTTGTACGAAACTGGAGCAAGAAAAAATAATTTTGCTATTGAAAGTGATTTGTCGAACCTAAATATAATTGAGTATTGA
- a CDS encoding GIY-YIG nuclease family protein has translation MESFVVYILWSDSYSKSYIGYTSNLISRFQSHNLLSKKGWTIKYRPWRVVFVRNFELKREAMLFEKFLKSGVGREWIVKNVRFN, from the coding sequence AATCGTTTGTAGTTTATATTTTATGGTCTGATTCCTACTCCAAGTCATACATTGGTTATACCAGTAATCTTATTTCTCGTTTTCAATCGCATAATTTGTTAAGTAAAAAGGGATGGACCATTAAATATCGTCCTTGGAGAGTTGTTTTTGTTAGAAATTTTGAATTGAAGCGTGAAGCTATGCTATTTGAGAAATTTTTAAAATCTGGTGTTGGGAGAGAGTGGATTGTCAAAAACGTACGTTTTAATTAG
- a CDS encoding nucleotidyltransferase family protein yields the protein MSLNKQEYLSNVLETHRMKHIESVVKKFKDNRDEVKAALIEHYTSNIYSPFDSGSFKKHTAINTKFDLDVVVPFKRNAFETLEGMFNDLYEFLDEKFSDVAYVRKQKVSVGIDFFKDDDGDTVSLDMVPGRELNQDQYLDDKNLNLFVNGTWGIFDNSTHIQTNIKAQIDHITAKENERKIIRLLKIWNNNDGKEYKSFLLELITIKAFEKEDISGNLWEKLEKVMEYIKDNVTEDGFKLIDPGNSNNDLMDTLESWEKTNLSNRMETIIERINNNSDNIKSYFPTNKDFEDDDKSSSSNGYGIKTGGAAYSTPPKNERFG from the coding sequence ATGTCGTTAAACAAGCAAGAATACCTATCAAATGTGTTAGAAACACATAGAATGAAACATATTGAATCCGTCGTTAAAAAATTTAAAGACAACAGGGATGAAGTTAAGGCTGCATTAATTGAGCACTATACTTCAAATATATATTCTCCATTCGATTCTGGTTCATTCAAAAAACATACGGCGATTAACACCAAGTTCGATTTGGACGTTGTAGTTCCATTCAAAAGAAATGCTTTTGAAACGCTAGAAGGTATGTTTAATGATTTATATGAGTTTTTAGATGAAAAGTTCAGTGACGTTGCCTATGTTAGAAAGCAGAAGGTTTCAGTAGGGATAGATTTTTTTAAAGATGATGATGGTGATACGGTAAGTCTGGATATGGTGCCAGGTCGTGAATTAAACCAAGACCAATATTTAGATGATAAAAACTTAAATTTATTTGTTAACGGAACATGGGGTATTTTTGATAATAGCACTCATATTCAGACCAACATCAAGGCGCAGATTGACCATATAACGGCGAAAGAGAATGAAAGAAAGATTATTCGACTATTAAAAATATGGAACAATAATGACGGAAAGGAATATAAATCCTTTTTATTGGAACTTATTACAATAAAAGCCTTTGAGAAGGAAGATATTTCTGGTAATCTTTGGGAGAAATTAGAGAAAGTAATGGAGTACATTAAAGATAACGTTACAGAAGATGGTTTTAAGTTAATTGACCCAGGAAATAGCAACAATGATTTAATGGACACCTTGGAGAGTTGGGAAAAAACCAATTTATCTAATAGAATGGAAACTATAATCGAAAGGATTAACAATAATAGCGATAACATCAAAAGCTATTTCCCAACAAATAAGGATTTTGAGGATGATGACAAATCATCAAGCAGCAACGGGTACGGAATTAAAACAGGAGGAGCTGCTTACTCGACACCTCCAAAAAATGAACGATTCGGATAA
- a CDS encoding DUF6602 domain-containing protein: MSDKILLRELFSGLQSQMIAQLSTNRNNIKHSTSKGDALENAWIEWLKKYLPNRYSVDKGIVIDSTGETSDQIDIIIYDNWFTPFIFSQNGFHYIPAEGVYAVFECKPDISGSSDGITNIEYTGKKIESVRKLKRTTTHIISVGERVEPRGLTKIVGGILTSTKSGDKTNNKTLEKHLVAQTGLKSIDCGCIADYGAFFIDYENKEDKSIKDFDKRYFEYYKKRVFNKVEFSKQENSLVTFFMQLTRYLQQAIGTVPAINLQTYLDSINEKIDKEI, translated from the coding sequence ATGAGTGATAAAATTTTACTAAGAGAACTTTTTTCTGGTTTGCAGAGTCAAATGATTGCACAATTGAGTACAAACCGAAACAATATAAAACACTCTACATCTAAAGGTGATGCGCTCGAAAATGCTTGGATTGAATGGTTAAAGAAATATTTACCAAATAGGTATAGCGTTGATAAAGGCATAGTAATAGATTCAACGGGGGAAACAAGTGACCAAATTGATATTATCATTTATGATAATTGGTTTACTCCTTTTATATTTTCACAAAATGGATTTCATTATATACCTGCTGAAGGAGTTTATGCAGTTTTTGAGTGTAAACCCGATATTTCTGGAAGTTCAGATGGTATTACTAACATTGAATATACAGGAAAAAAAATTGAAAGTGTTAGGAAACTAAAAAGAACTACAACACATATCATAAGTGTAGGAGAAAGAGTTGAACCTCGTGGATTAACTAAAATAGTAGGTGGAATCTTGACCTCAACGAAATCGGGAGATAAAACTAATAATAAGACTTTAGAAAAACATTTAGTAGCCCAAACAGGTTTAAAAAGTATAGATTGCGGCTGCATAGCTGATTATGGTGCTTTCTTTATAGATTATGAGAATAAAGAAGACAAAAGCATTAAAGACTTTGATAAACGATATTTTGAGTACTATAAAAAAAGAGTATTCAATAAGGTAGAGTTCAGTAAACAAGAAAATTCATTAGTTACATTCTTTATGCAATTAACCAGATACTTACAACAAGCAATAGGTACTGTGCCCGCAATTAATTTACAGACCTATTTAGACAGTATTAACGAGAAAATTGATAAGGAAATTTAG
- a CDS encoding GreA/GreB family elongation factor, whose translation MKYGSIILEKKEYVYLKRILNISGYAENFETQKSLQRLSNELKEAQIVDEKDMPKDVIRFNSKIMVYAETGWEKTLQLVIPSEKNTKLDKISILTPMGAALIGYSEGDTIEWDFPLGTQKINIVTVTQDTNQKTIEVPI comes from the coding sequence ATGAAATACGGAAGCATAATATTAGAAAAAAAGGAGTATGTCTACCTAAAGCGTATACTCAATATATCGGGATACGCCGAAAATTTTGAAACACAGAAATCACTTCAGCGGTTAAGCAATGAACTTAAGGAAGCACAAATCGTAGACGAGAAAGATATGCCAAAAGATGTAATCCGTTTCAATAGTAAGATTATGGTGTATGCTGAAACTGGATGGGAAAAAACACTTCAGCTTGTTATTCCTTCAGAAAAAAACACCAAGCTGGATAAAATTTCAATCCTAACACCAATGGGGGCCGCCCTTATTGGGTATTCTGAAGGGGATACAATTGAATGGGATTTTCCTTTAGGAACCCAGAAAATAAATATTGTGACTGTAACACAGGACACAAATCAAAAAACCATAGAAGTACCCATTTAA